DNA from Leptolyngbya iicbica LK:
GTCGGGATGATGTCGTGGTGCGGCGATCGTTCCTCGGCTCCTTTTTGGTCATCGTGCCGATGTTGTTCGTTGCGGGACTGCTCGGCATTTTGGCGATGCACTTTGGCTTCAATACCGATGTCGCCTTCTTCTCCCTCATCGAGGCTTTGGGCCTGCCCGGTTGGGTCAGCATTGCGGTGCTGGTGCTGGTGCTGGCGCTGGTCATGAGCAGCCTGGATACCCTGCTAAACGGGATTGCCAGCGTCTTCACCATTGATTTGGTGCGGTTCTTTCCGGCGATGCCGTCCACGGGCATTCTCCGCGCCTCCCGCATTCTCACGGTCGCGGTAGGGATTCCGGCGATTCTGATCGCCTCCCGTGGCTATAACGTGCTGTACCTGTTCCTGCTCGCGGACCTGGTGTGCGCTGGGGCGCTGTTCCCGGTGCTCTTTGGCCTTTACTCCCGGCGTCTGACCGGCTCAATGGCTTTCTGGAGTGCCCTGCTCGGCATTGGGGCCGGGGCGCTGTTCTTCCCCCGTCCCGACTTCAGCCCGTGGAATGCCTTGCCCTTTGCCGGCGATCTGCTCATCAGCTTTGCCGTGCCTATCGTGGTCTCTTTCCTGATTTCCATGATCTGGATTCAACTCAAGGCGCACCAGGGTGAAACCGAAGCCTTCGACTTCAGACGCTTGGACGAAGAGATTCGCGCCTATGGCGAAGCAGAGTCGGTGGCAGCGGCTGAAATGTCGAACTAAAGTCACCAATTTTCAGGTTTCAGGAGTGGCGTTGACATCTGGTGGAACCTCACCGCCTGCGGCACCTCTCCTTGCGAAGGAGAGGTTTATAAAAACTCCGGTTCCTCTCCTTGCCAAGGAGAGGCTAGGTGAGGTTTGTCCGATCGCTCAATCCTCCAGTCCCGAGGCGTGAAATCGGCTCTACTTATGACCTGAAACTTTGTTCCCCTCATCCCATGATTTCCCTAAATGTCAAAAATTGAGGTTAAACCTATGCGTACAGAATGGATTGCGAAACGCCAAGATCATCCCAACAAGTCCCAAATGCATTACGCGCGACAGGGCGTAATTACGGAAGAAATGGATTACGTGGCGAAGCGGGAAAACCTGCCTGCGGAGCTGATTCGCGATGAAGTGGCGCGGGGGCGGATGATCATTCCCGCGAATATCAACCACCCGAATTTGGAGCCGATGTGCATTGGCATTGCGTCAAAGTGCAAGGTGAATGCCAATATTGGCGCGTCGCCGAACTCGTCTGATATCGAGGAGGAAGTCGCCAAACTGCACCTGTCTGTCAAATATGGCGCGGATACGCTGATGGACTTATCTACGGGCGGCGGCGACCTGGACAAGATTCGCACGGCGATCATCCAAAACTCACCCATCCCCATCGGAACGGTGCCGATCTACCAGGCGTTGGAAAGTGTTCACGGCAACATCGAGCAGCTTGCGCCGGAAGACTTTTTGCACATCATCGAAAAGCACGCCCAGCAAGGGGTGGACTACATGACCATCCACGCCGGGATTTTGATTGAGCACTTGCCGCTGGTGCGCGATCGCATCACGGGCATTGTCTCTCGCGGTGGCGGCATTCTGGCTCGCTGGATGCTGCACCACCATCAGCAAAACCCCCTCTACACCCACTTTGCGGACATCATCGAGATTTTCAAAAAGTACGATGTCTCCTTTAGCCTGGGCGACTCCCTGCGGCCCGGTTGTCTGCACGACGCGACGGATGCGGCGCAACTGGCGGAACTGAAGACCCTAGGTGAACTGACCCGCAAAGCCTGGGAGCACGACGTGCAGGTGATGGTCGAAGGTCCGGGGCATGTGCCGATGGATCAGATTGACTACAACGTCAAAAAGCAGATGGAAGAGTGCTCCGAAGCGCCCTTTTACGTGCTGGGGCCATTGGTGACGGATATCGCGGCGGGGTATGACCACATCAGTTCCGCGATCGGGGCGGCGCTGGCGGGCTGGAGCGGGGCGGCGATGCTCTGCTACGTCACACCGAAAGAGCACCTGGGCTTACCCAACGCCGAAGATGTGCGGCAAGGACTGATCGCCTACAAGATTGCAGCCCACGCTGCCGACATTGCGCGGCATCGACCCGGAGCACGCGATCGCGACGATGCCATGTCCCACGCCCGCTACAACTTCGACTGGAACCGCCAGTTTGAGCTGTCCCTCGACCCCGAACGGGCGAAGGAATACCACGACGAAACCTTGCCCGCCGACATCTACAAAACCGCTGAGTTTTGCTCGATGTGCGGTCCCAAGTTCTGCCCGATGCAGACCAAAGTGGATGCTGACGCTCTGACCGAGTTGGAGAAGTTCCTGGCGCAAGAGGAATCAAGGCAAGGACAGGCCATGACGCAGGTCTAAGTGTTTAGCGCGCTGAGATATAGCGCCGCGTAGATAGCTCCGTACATCCCCACGCCTCGGAACAAGGGGCTTAAGCCCCTTGCCTGTTGGTACTTACTGCGGACTGCTATAACCACGATTAAGGCTGAGATGGAAACGCTTTCATCTCAGCCTTTTTTCATAGCTCAGGAATGCTGATGAGCGAGTCAACGGCGATCGCCACTTCTGGAAACGCCACTGGATAAATCACGCCCCCACTTACGATCTGACGAGTCACAAAATCGCCATTCTGCCCATCCTTGAACACGACCAACTGGCGATTGGCGATATCAATCACCCAATATTCGGGAATTCCCGCTGCGGCATAAACCCGACGCTTGGTTTCCAGATCGTAGGTCAAAGTCGTATCGGCAATTTCCACCAACCAATAAATATCTTCAGGATAGGGATGATGGGTGAGATAACGAGTATCCGGCAGCCGCACGATCGCAATATCCGGCTGGGGCTCAGACGTGCTTAGGGTAATGGGGTGAGCCTCGAAGACTTCGGCTTTGCCGCTCATCTGCTGACGTAAATAGGCGACACCCCGATGATTGACAAACCGATGAAATTGCCCCTCTGGAGCCATATCCCAAATTTCTCCCTGGATGAGTTCGCAGCGACGGCGATCGAGGATGCCAAGATCCCGCATCTGGTGATAATCGGCGACTGACCATTGGGTAAGCGTCCGCATGGCATGACTCCTCAGCGGCAAATCGTGAAACTAACCTGATCCTACTGCAAGGTTCTGGACTGGTTGAGGGTAGGGGGCGCGCTCCAACCACCCTGCCACCCTACCCCCGCCCAGTCCGATTACACTAAGGGGAGAGACCCTGGACGATCATGACCGCCATCTCTCCTCAGCTCTCTGCGGCTAGCTACCCTTCGACAGACGGTGAACCCGTGGCCGAAACCTTTGTGCATCTCTACGCCATGCTCATCACGCTGGAGGTGCTGCGCCAGTATTTGGCGGGTCAGCAGGCCACGGTGTTAAGCAATCAGTTTCTCTACTACGCTCAGGGCTTTCCCAAACTGCGCGTGGCCCCTGATGTCATGGTGATTTTTGAGGTTGAGCCCGGTGGCCGCGATAACTACAAGATTTGGGAAGAGGGCCAAACGCCTGCTGTCATTTTTGAAATGACCTCAGCCGGAACCCAGGAACAAGACCAGTCCTATAAAAAGACGCTGTACGCCCAGTTAGAGGTGGAGGAATACTGGCTGTTTGACCCCAAGGGCGAGTGGATACCGGAAAAGCTGCGGGGCTATCGCCTGCAAGGCGAGGAGTATGTGCCCATCACCGATAGCATTAGCCAGCGGCTCAACCTGCGTCTGGCGATCGAAGAGTCGCTGATCGGCTTTTATCGATTGGACACGGGGGAGAAGCTGCTGATTCCCGATGAACTCTCGGCAGCACTAGCCCAGGAGCGCCAACGCCGGGAAGAGTTGGAGGCGGAACTGGCCCGCTATCGTCAACAGTTTGGTGATTTGCCGACAGATTCTTAGCGATGATGTTCTGCCAACCTTATAGGTTGGGGGAGTTGTAGCGTGGGTTGAACCATAGGGCAACCCATGACAGCCTTTGCACCTGAAGGTCTCAGGCAGACCTGGACTATTGCAAATCAAATGACTCTAGGAAGGTGGTCGAATCTTCGACAGTGTCGGCACCTTCAGGGGAAACTACCAGCACTTGGTAGAGTCGATTATCTACCAGATAGATACGGGAATTGATTGTAGCGGCCTGTTCTTGATTCGCGTTGGCGCTAATAACCAGCGATCGCCCCGGATTCCCCTCAAGATCAATTACCTCTTCACTGATCAGGGTGCCGCCCAAGTTGTTGACCGCCCCATCGCGGCTGCTATCGAGCAAAGCCTGAGGATCGGTCTGCTCAATAATCTCAGTTGGATAGTCAGAATAAGCCACCACGTAAGCCGTATTTTCAGTCTCAGCCGTAAAGGTATAAATCTCGACTGGCCCGACCGGAGTCTCAACCGATTGCTGTGTTTCCTCAAAGGGGGCCGGAGCCGCAATCTCAAATTGCCCGGAGTCTGAAGTAAACATCTCTGGAGGCGGGGGAGCTTGGTTACAGGCCGTGAGCACCAAAAAGCCCACCAGTAAGCATTGACTGAGTCGATTTTTCATCATGTCATCGAGGGTACAGAGGTGAACACGAGCATTGCCAATCTGGAGGTTCCGTAAAGGTCTCAACGTTCTGGCCGAGGGCAACCTGCAGGTATCTGACAAGAAGCCAACAAACCCACATCAGCAACCAGTTAGCATCACTCATACTCAGAAAACGCATCCAGATCTTCCCAAGTGTCGAGCTGATCAAGATTGCCATCTAGCTCATACCGCAGGTCTTCAAGCGACTGCTTACGACTCCGTCGAGACACGCGCCGATACTTTTTTGCCTGTAACCGCGGTTCCGCCTGCAACTGCCCATCATCGGCAATCTTAAGCTTAAATGCCTCATCCGGTGTAGCGGAATCATGGGCCGCCTGGGCCTGCGTCTCACAATCCTCAAGGATTTGCCGATAATCAGTGTAGCGTTCCCAATCTTGCGAGACGGCACAGCCGGGTTCACCGCGATGCAAACAATCCGCAAACTGACAGCGGTGTTCGGCCAACTGAGCTCGAATTTCGGGGAAGCAGTTGGCCAGTTCGGTGGGAGTGCAAGTAATATCTGGCTGATTAAATCCTGGCGTATCGGCTAACAAGCCCCCCTGCGGCAGGTCAAACAGTTCAACGTGGCGAGTGGTGTGGCGACCGCGACCTAACTTGCCAGACACCGCATTCACCCGTAGTTGAGCCGCCGGAATCAAAGTATTAATCAGACTCGATTTGCCCACGCCCGAAGGACCAGAAACCACCGTAATGCGATCTTGCAAATGCGGTTTTAGGGCGTCTACCCCCCGCTGCGCTTGCACACTAATAAACTGGGGTTGATAGCCCCACTGAATAAGTCGTTGCTGCCAGTTGGTTTGCACGGCGGCGGTGACTAAATCCTGTTTGTTTAAACAGAGACAAATCTGCAGCCCAGTCAGCTCAGCTTTGACCAAAAAGCGGGTGAGTTGATGGCAGTCTAAGGCAGGCTCAGCGATCGCAAATACCAGCAGAATTTGATCGGCATTCGCAACCGGAGGGCGATCGAGTTGGGTAGAGCGGGGATGTACGGCAGCGATCGCCCCGCGCTGCCCGGCCCAGTCTGGTTGCTCGACCTCCACGTGATCGCCCACCATAACTTGCTGCCCCACCTTCTTGAGTCGCGCCCGTCGGGTACACAGTAGTTCAGTGACTGGCAACGAGGGATACTCCAGCGTGGGCTGTAGCTTAACGAGATAATAATTAGCCTGAACCGCAATCACCGTACCGAGCAGCGTGGCACTTGTCAGTTCCAAAGAGTCAACCGCCGATGATGCCATAAAGTTACGACCGGGTATTGCGTACCTGTAGGGCATAGTAACGGTCTTTTTCGATCAATTGCTCAATCACATAGCCGTCCATTTTGAGGCTATGGGGCACCTGAACAACGGGTTCACCACCATCAATCCACACTTCCAGCAACTCACCGGCAGGCATTTGCTGCAGCTGCAGCTTAGTCCGAACAAAGTTGATCGGGCAGGGCGTACCTCTCAGATCTAGCTGACGGTCGGGCGCAGCGGCAGTATTGCTGGCAGGCTCACTCATCCGCGAAACAAGCCCCCTAAAAAGCCTTCAATGCCGCCGCCCTTGCTGACGCGATCGCCCCGCATTTCCGCCAATTTCTCAACCAGTTCTCGCTCTTCCGGCTTCAGCCGTGTCGGAATTTGCACCTGCACAGTAATTAAATGTGCTCCCCGACTAACGGGGTTGCCCAACTTCGGGACGCCGCGATTTTCCAGCGTCAGTACAGTATTCGGCTGCGTTCCCGCTGGCACCTCTAGGTCAACCTTGCCATCCACCGTATCAACCTCAATTTTGGCCCCTAAGATTGCCTGTAAGTAGGTGATTTTCAAATCCGACAGGATATTGATGCCATCGCGACGAAAATGACTGTCTTCTTCGACAAAGAGATAGACGTATAAATCGCCAGCAGTGCCGCCTTTCTGGCCGGCGTCTCCTTCGCCCGAGACCCGCAGACGAGTGCCATTATCCACCCCAGCGGGAATGGTAATTTTCAGCTTCTTACTTTCTTGACGCTGACCGCTGCCGCCACAGGTTTCACAGCGCTCTTCCACCATTTCGCCTGTGCCACTGCATGTCGGGCAGGCCGACACCTGCGCAAAGCTTCCGAAAGGAGTGCGAGTCGTGCGTCTGACTTGGCCATTACCGCTGCAGGTAGTACAAGTAACTGGACGAGTTCCAGGTTTTGCCCCCGTGCCGTTACAGGTATTACAGGTTTCTAAATGGCCAATTTTGATTTCTTTTTCGCCCCCAAACACTGCCTCTTTAAAGCTGAGCTTAAGGTCTAAACGTAAATCATCACCGCGTTTCGGTCCCCGGCGGCGAGAAGAGCCCGCTGTCGCACCACCGAAGCCACCAAAGAAGCTCTCAAAGATATCGGCAAAACCGCCCATATCTCCCATATCCTGAAAGCCACCACCAGCAGCGGCTCCACCGACCCCAGCGTCGCCAAATCGATCATATCTGGCCCTGACGTCGGGTTCTGACAATACCTCATAAGCCCGATTGACCTCTTTAAAGAGTTCTTCCGCGCCGTCTTCTTTGTTTACGTCAGGATGGTATTTGCGCGCGAGGCGACGATAGGCTCGCTTTATCTCTTCTTGATCGGCGCTGCGAGCAACACCAAGGACTTCATAGTAATCACGCGCCATGGACGTTTATTGCCAATGCTGAGTCAACGTTAAGATACATTCGTTCATTTTACGGGAGGTCGTCGGAATTAAAATTCCGACTTTTCCCAGCAGTTAACAAGGCTAGTCAATCGCCTCGTAATCAGCAGTAATGGTTGCATCTAAGTCGATACTATCATCTGCCTCTTGGGGCTCGGCGGACTGAGCTACGGTTTCAGCCACTTCATCGTCAGAGACCTCAACATTAAAATCAACTGAATCACCGTCTTGTTCGCCGTTTTGCCGATACAAGGTAGCACCAATATCAAATAGAGCCTGCTGTAAACCATCCATGGCTTGCCGTAACTCTTCGGGGGTGATCCCTTTTTCTTGCATTGCCACACGCAACTCAGTTGCTTTTTCTTCAGCGGAGGCTTTGAGTGCTGGGCTCATCAGCTCACTGTTATCCCGCATGGTGGCCTCATAACTATAGAACAAGTTATCGGCCTGGTTAATCAGGTCTGCCACCTGCCGCCGCCGCTCGTCTTCATCAGCGAAGTCTTCGGCTTCTAAGCGCATTTTTTCGACTTCGTCTTTGCTGAGGCCACCAGTGTTGGTAATACGAATGCTCTGAGCGCGTCCAGTCCCTTTATCGCGAGCTGAGACTTGCAAAATGCCGTCGGCGTCAATTTCAAACGCGACTTCAATCTGCGGTACGCCTCGGGGTGCAGGGGGAATGCCCGTGAGCTGGAATTTACCCAGACTCTTATTGTCTTTAGCCATGGCGCGTTCGCCTTGGAGGGCATGTACCTCAACCGAGGTTTGACCGTCCGTGGCGGTCGAAAAGATCTGAGACTTACTGGTCGGAATAGTGGTGTTGCGCTCAATCACTTTAGTAAACACTTCGCCCAAGGTCTCAATACCTAAGGAGAGAGGAGTCACGTCGAGTAAGAGCAAATCTTTGACTTCGCCGCCTAAAACCCCCGCTTGAATGGAGGCCCCCAGCGCCACAGCTTCGTCAGGATTGACTGAGCGATCAGGGGCTTGCCCGCCAAAAAACTCTGAAATAGCTGACTGCACTGAGGGAATCCGAGTGGATCCGCCCACTAATAAGATGCGATTGATTTCATCCGGGCCGAGGTCAGCATCTTTCAGCGCCTGCTTCACCGGCTCAAGAGTGCCTTCAATTAAGTCTTTTGCCTGCTGTTCAAATTGAGACCGGCTCAAACTCATTTCTAAATGCTTGGGACCAGTCTCATCTGCGGTAATAAAGGGCAGATTGATCGAAGTAGTTTGCATGGAAGACAGCTCGATCTTGGCTTTTTCAGCGGCTTCTCGAATCCGCTGCAGAGCCATGCGATCAGCCGATAAGTCAATGCCTTCGGATTCTCGGAAAGCTTCGATCATCCATTGTGCGATCGCGTTATCAAAGTCATCGCCGCCTAGATGGTTATTGCCAGAAGTGGCTCTCACTTCAAAGACGCCATCGCCTAACTGCAAAATCGAGACATCAAAAGTGCCGCCCCCCAAGTCAAATACCAAAATGGTTTGATCTTGGTCTTGCTTGTCGAGTCCGTAAGCCAAAGCTGCCGCGGTCGGCTCATTAATAATGCGCAACACTTCGAGGCCCGCGATCGTGCCGGCGTCTTTAGTGGCTTGGCGTTGTGCATCAGTGAAATAGGCAGGGACGGTAATTACCGCTTGAGTGACATCTTCGCCCAGATAAGCTTCGGCATCTTGCTTCAGCTTTTGCAAAATCATCGCCGAAACTTCCTGCGGGGTATAAGTTTTCCCGCGAATTTCGACATCAACAGTGTTGTCGCGCCCAGAGACGCACACATAGGGAACTCGCGATCGCTCCGTATTTGTGTCATCCCATCGACGACCGATAAAACGTTTAATGCTGTAAACGGTGTTTTCTGCATTGGTCACAGCTTGCCGCTTAGCGAGCTGTCCAACTAACCGTTCACCATTTTTGCCAAAACCGACAATGCTAGGCGTGGTTCTACCACCCTCAACATTGGTAATCACAAAAGGTTGTCCACCTTCTAAAACGGCGACACAGCTGTTGGTAGTTCCCAGGTCTATTCCGATGACTTTGCCCATAACTCGCAGCTTCTTACGATTCGGATGAATGTGCAGGAGCGCCTTCGCAACTCAACGTTAGCTCATCTTCCAAGAAATCACCGAGTAAACCGGATCTTCCCCTGAATTTGCCTCCCTGATGTTCAGCATTCCCAACATTGCCTCTAGGTCATAAGCCTTGTTCAAGAAACCTTAAAAAAACGCCTACTTCTAGCTAGGGTGAAGCGACCGAGTCAACAGCCTGGAAAGCTTACGATTGCTTAACGAGCACCAAACATCAAACATTTAAGCGCAGCCATCTTGCTTGATACCGTCAGCAGTCATCTTGCTGGTGTCTGCCAACACGACACGATGGCCACGCGGTGGCTTGCCGTCACCTAATCGGTAACATCCCTACCTAGCTATCGGCTGCTTCATCATTAGCCGCGCCGCTGCTGGGCTCGGGCTCTGCAGCGACCTTGACCATCGCATGACGTAAGACGCGATCGCCAATCATGTAGCCTCTCACCAATTCCTCCATGACAGTACCTTCTGGATGATCCGCCGTCGGTTCCCGCATCACAGCTTCGTGCAAATTGGGATCAAACTCCTGACCTTCTGCCCGCATTGCTGAGACGCCCAACCGCTTCAAGCAATCTACCAACTGCTTATAAACACTTTGGTAGCTCTTATGAATGGTCATTTCGGCCTCAGTTTGAGGCTTAATTTGAGCCCGTGCCCGCTCAAAGTTATCAATCACGGGCAACAACTCAGTGATGGTATTGCGCTTGATCTGCACTTCTTGCTCATCACGCTCTTTGCTGTTGCGACGACGATAATTCTCAAAGTCAGCCGCAATTCGCATGTATTGACTGGTGCGATCTTCCAACTGCGCCTTGAGGGCATTCACCTCAGACTGCAAAGTTGCCATGCCAGCGTCATTCGCAGCCGGTTCAGAACTACCAGTCGCTTCAGGGGGACTGTCGGTTTCCTGGGTTAATTCTTCAACTGTGCTCTCCACAAAAGCGCTTTCGACATCGATATCGATAGCGCCATCCTCCACACGCAACTCTTCCACCTCATCCATTGGCTTTTCTTCTGCCATGTTGAAGTTCTCCGAAGAAGTATCTGTGGGTCGAGATTCGTCAACCATGTTGCTCATAACCTAAAACAGTTCTACACAGGAAAGGCCGCGTCTATACCTCGAGCAGACTCAAGGGCGATCGCGCCAACGCCGATCAAAGACTTAATAGCAAAAATATCAATTTATTGCGCTAACAGACCACTAATGTTAACGGCTAATCGCTTCGTAGCCTAGTGCCCCTGGGCCAACAGAACGTGAACTCAGCGATCCCCCCTTCGTAACTCAAGTTGCCCGCCCAGTCATATTTTTCGCCATCAATAGCACCCAGTTTTCATAAAGTCTTGGTAAATTATGTGGCAGTCCGCACCCTCTCGAGAAGACAGACTACAAGCGACAGATATTATCAACATCTCATCAGATGACGCTGCCAATCAACGCTCCACTCTTCGCACTCATCCCTTCAGCTTGGTGATTTAGCCACTGTCTTCAACCGGCGATCCCCAAAATCAAGTTAGTCATTCAGTCGATTACACGCCTACCCCAACAAGATTGGGAATTCACCGAGCGACCTACCCTAATGCATCCCTCGACTGCTCGCCTTCCACTCTTCAAAGTTGACATCCCTTAACAAAGCTCGCGCCCAAAAGCACAGACTTATGATGAGAAGGCTATCATCGAGCCATCTCGGATGCCCTTTACGGGGGTGCATCCTGTTCAAACAAGCTTGCTAGCATCACTTAGCTCGTTTCTGGCAGGCTCAATTGATGACATCTCAGGGCTTTGAGGGCACACTAATGCCGTGCATCATGCCAGACGTTTTCGGTTCTGCCGATTTATTCACCTAGTCCCCTTGCATCCGCTATGACGAATTCCTCACAGCGCCGCGCTCTCGTTTTACAACGCAGCTTTTCTCCCTTTGGCAACAAGCTGATTCAATCAGGTCTAGTCGATGGGGAGCAGATGCAGCAGGCTTTAGCGGAAAGTCGTCGATCAGGCCGAGCCCTGACCGACGTTCTGGAATCTTTAACCGGACAACAACTCTCCCCCGAGCTCGTCCGCCAGTATAAAAAGCAGCAGCTCTTTGAACTCAAAATTCTTTACGGCATTGAATCAGTCGACCCTGAACTCGATGCCCTGTCATCAGCTCAAGTCGGTCAATTCATTGACACCTTGATCCCGGTGGATATCTGCCGTC
Protein-coding regions in this window:
- the thiC gene encoding phosphomethylpyrimidine synthase: MRTEWIAKRQDHPNKSQMHYARQGVITEEMDYVAKRENLPAELIRDEVARGRMIIPANINHPNLEPMCIGIASKCKVNANIGASPNSSDIEEEVAKLHLSVKYGADTLMDLSTGGGDLDKIRTAIIQNSPIPIGTVPIYQALESVHGNIEQLAPEDFLHIIEKHAQQGVDYMTIHAGILIEHLPLVRDRITGIVSRGGGILARWMLHHHQQNPLYTHFADIIEIFKKYDVSFSLGDSLRPGCLHDATDAAQLAELKTLGELTRKAWEHDVQVMVEGPGHVPMDQIDYNVKKQMEECSEAPFYVLGPLVTDIAAGYDHISSAIGAALAGWSGAAMLCYVTPKEHLGLPNAEDVRQGLIAYKIAAHAADIARHRPGARDRDDAMSHARYNFDWNRQFELSLDPERAKEYHDETLPADIYKTAEFCSMCGPKFCPMQTKVDADALTELEKFLAQEESRQGQAMTQV
- a CDS encoding Uma2 family endonuclease; its protein translation is MRTLTQWSVADYHQMRDLGILDRRRCELIQGEIWDMAPEGQFHRFVNHRGVAYLRQQMSGKAEVFEAHPITLSTSEPQPDIAIVRLPDTRYLTHHPYPEDIYWLVEIADTTLTYDLETKRRVYAAAGIPEYWVIDIANRQLVVFKDGQNGDFVTRQIVSGGVIYPVAFPEVAIAVDSLISIPEL
- a CDS encoding Uma2 family endonuclease → MTAISPQLSAASYPSTDGEPVAETFVHLYAMLITLEVLRQYLAGQQATVLSNQFLYYAQGFPKLRVAPDVMVIFEVEPGGRDNYKIWEEGQTPAVIFEMTSAGTQEQDQSYKKTLYAQLEVEEYWLFDPKGEWIPEKLRGYRLQGEEYVPITDSISQRLNLRLAIEESLIGFYRLDTGEKLLIPDELSAALAQERQRREELEAELARYRQQFGDLPTDS
- the rsgA gene encoding small ribosomal subunit biogenesis GTPase RsgA, with product MASSAVDSLELTSATLLGTVIAVQANYYLVKLQPTLEYPSLPVTELLCTRRARLKKVGQQVMVGDHVEVEQPDWAGQRGAIAAVHPRSTQLDRPPVANADQILLVFAIAEPALDCHQLTRFLVKAELTGLQICLCLNKQDLVTAAVQTNWQQRLIQWGYQPQFISVQAQRGVDALKPHLQDRITVVSGPSGVGKSSLINTLIPAAQLRVNAVSGKLGRGRHTTRHVELFDLPQGGLLADTPGFNQPDITCTPTELANCFPEIRAQLAEHRCQFADCLHRGEPGCAVSQDWERYTDYRQILEDCETQAQAAHDSATPDEAFKLKIADDGQLQAEPRLQAKKYRRVSRRSRKQSLEDLRYELDGNLDQLDTWEDLDAFSEYE
- a CDS encoding sulfurtransferase TusA family protein, with protein sequence MSEPASNTAAAPDRQLDLRGTPCPINFVRTKLQLQQMPAGELLEVWIDGGEPVVQVPHSLKMDGYVIEQLIEKDRYYALQVRNTRS
- the dnaJ gene encoding molecular chaperone DnaJ, with the protein product MARDYYEVLGVARSADQEEIKRAYRRLARKYHPDVNKEDGAEELFKEVNRAYEVLSEPDVRARYDRFGDAGVGGAAAGGGFQDMGDMGGFADIFESFFGGFGGATAGSSRRRGPKRGDDLRLDLKLSFKEAVFGGEKEIKIGHLETCNTCNGTGAKPGTRPVTCTTCSGNGQVRRTTRTPFGSFAQVSACPTCSGTGEMVEERCETCGGSGQRQESKKLKITIPAGVDNGTRLRVSGEGDAGQKGGTAGDLYVYLFVEEDSHFRRDGINILSDLKITYLQAILGAKIEVDTVDGKVDLEVPAGTQPNTVLTLENRGVPKLGNPVSRGAHLITVQVQIPTRLKPEERELVEKLAEMRGDRVSKGGGIEGFLGGLFRG
- the dnaK gene encoding molecular chaperone DnaK, encoding MGKVIGIDLGTTNSCVAVLEGGQPFVITNVEGGRTTPSIVGFGKNGERLVGQLAKRQAVTNAENTVYSIKRFIGRRWDDTNTERSRVPYVCVSGRDNTVDVEIRGKTYTPQEVSAMILQKLKQDAEAYLGEDVTQAVITVPAYFTDAQRQATKDAGTIAGLEVLRIINEPTAAALAYGLDKQDQDQTILVFDLGGGTFDVSILQLGDGVFEVRATSGNNHLGGDDFDNAIAQWMIEAFRESEGIDLSADRMALQRIREAAEKAKIELSSMQTTSINLPFITADETGPKHLEMSLSRSQFEQQAKDLIEGTLEPVKQALKDADLGPDEINRILLVGGSTRIPSVQSAISEFFGGQAPDRSVNPDEAVALGASIQAGVLGGEVKDLLLLDVTPLSLGIETLGEVFTKVIERNTTIPTSKSQIFSTATDGQTSVEVHALQGERAMAKDNKSLGKFQLTGIPPAPRGVPQIEVAFEIDADGILQVSARDKGTGRAQSIRITNTGGLSKDEVEKMRLEAEDFADEDERRRQVADLINQADNLFYSYEATMRDNSELMSPALKASAEEKATELRVAMQEKGITPEELRQAMDGLQQALFDIGATLYRQNGEQDGDSVDFNVEVSDDEVAETVAQSAEPQEADDSIDLDATITADYEAID
- the grpE gene encoding nucleotide exchange factor GrpE encodes the protein MVDESRPTDTSSENFNMAEEKPMDEVEELRVEDGAIDIDVESAFVESTVEELTQETDSPPEATGSSEPAANDAGMATLQSEVNALKAQLEDRTSQYMRIAADFENYRRRNSKERDEQEVQIKRNTITELLPVIDNFERARAQIKPQTEAEMTIHKSYQSVYKQLVDCLKRLGVSAMRAEGQEFDPNLHEAVMREPTADHPEGTVMEELVRGYMIGDRVLRHAMVKVAAEPEPSSGAANDEAADS